A window of Corallococcus macrosporus DSM 14697 contains these coding sequences:
- a CDS encoding response regulator, translated as MNAKVLIVEDTKTITNLLQVYLMGWGLEFFDAPNGAQGLTKARELKPDLIISDVQMPEMDGFALCAAVRADPQLHNTPFMMLTSLKDDASRQKGKLVGASAFLNKPVSVDDLRSKVRDILKLPATRY; from the coding sequence ATGAACGCAAAGGTGCTCATCGTCGAAGACACGAAGACCATCACCAACCTGCTTCAGGTGTACCTGATGGGGTGGGGGCTGGAGTTCTTCGACGCTCCGAACGGCGCGCAGGGCCTCACCAAGGCGCGTGAGCTCAAGCCGGACCTCATCATCTCCGACGTGCAGATGCCGGAGATGGATGGCTTCGCGCTGTGCGCGGCGGTGCGGGCGGACCCGCAGCTTCACAACACGCCCTTCATGATGCTCACCTCGCTGAAGGACGACGCGAGCCGGCAGAAAGGCAAGCTGGTGGGGGCCAGCGCCTTCCTCAACAAGCCGGTGTCGGTGGACGACCTTCGTTCGAAGGTGCGCGACATCCTGAAGCTGCCCGCGACCCGGTACTGA
- a CDS encoding chemotaxis protein CheW has product MSKDDAKMDYAGLKRQLSEAHALLDGRQGVSPEKRREVLSARARALAEARHEERQEVLSVLAFQVGGERYAVRIEHVDHVLEARGISALPGAPRHVLGALVSRSRVVPVLDLRQLLGLEGGGMSDLGKVVVVEAGDSEESFGLAAESVEGRKELPKTELSQPPPGPFLFLTPDRLTVLDLEQLGGPSATRPEGE; this is encoded by the coding sequence ATGTCGAAGGACGACGCCAAGATGGATTACGCCGGGCTGAAGCGACAGCTCTCCGAGGCGCACGCGCTGCTGGACGGCAGGCAGGGGGTGAGCCCGGAGAAGCGGCGCGAGGTGCTGAGCGCCCGGGCCCGCGCCCTGGCCGAAGCCCGCCACGAGGAGCGCCAGGAGGTGCTCTCCGTGCTGGCCTTCCAGGTGGGCGGTGAGCGCTACGCGGTGCGCATCGAGCACGTGGACCACGTGCTGGAGGCGCGCGGCATCAGCGCGTTGCCCGGCGCGCCCCGGCACGTGCTGGGCGCGCTGGTGAGCCGCTCGCGCGTGGTGCCGGTGCTGGACCTGCGTCAGCTCCTGGGGCTGGAGGGGGGCGGCATGTCGGACCTCGGCAAGGTGGTGGTGGTCGAGGCAGGGGACAGTGAAGAGAGTTTCGGGCTGGCGGCCGAGTCCGTGGAGGGCCGCAAGGAGTTGCCGAAGACGGAGCTGTCCCAGCCTCCGCCCGGGCCCTTCTTGTTCCTCACGCCGGACCGGCTGACGGTGTTGGACCTGGAGCAGCTCGGGGGCCCGTCCGCCACGCGGCCCGAAGGGGAGTAG
- a CDS encoding methyl-accepting chemotaxis protein: protein MGGNVDVKETHLTPPGRAPGSRLSLRMKILALTGATGGLVAVFLITTTWVQMGDALRNDLSRRANSVSVELARTLTPMLGARRDPERLQELVQGALSLGPEVAYVRVHDADGTLLGEAAAERYVGEAQSPAAIEGDASVLRRRAVKGTGLVETTTPVLAPGSTSHLGTLQLALHEEGLRQTLREATRFTAIISLLVLVACLVAAWLVSGMLVVPLERLAHAAAGIAAGDLRQQVDLQGSDEIGDVARSFAVMTDALSHLLQDLRGAAAEMEREAAGVLATSTQQSAMAHQQASAINETSTTVAEIAQTSKQATAYADSVISQTQKSEALSAEGQQVVSESVSGMEKLGEQVKAIALAISDLSERTLQIGDIISTVKDVAEQSNLLALNASIEAAKAGEHGRGFAVVATEMRTLAEQSRIAAEQVRGLLNEVQKGTRQAVSATEEGSRRAQAAMELAREAGTTILGLSEVIRESSGAARQIAGNTRQQTIGVEQISTAMSELTSAMGDSVESTRRIEQVAGNLTNLSKRFSDLVGRYQL, encoded by the coding sequence GTGGGAGGCAACGTGGACGTCAAAGAGACGCACCTGACACCGCCGGGCCGCGCGCCGGGGAGCAGGCTCAGTCTGCGGATGAAGATCCTCGCGCTCACCGGGGCGACGGGGGGACTGGTGGCCGTCTTCCTCATCACCACGACGTGGGTGCAGATGGGGGATGCGCTTCGCAATGACCTGTCCCGCCGCGCCAACTCGGTGAGCGTGGAGCTGGCGAGGACGCTGACGCCCATGCTGGGCGCGAGGCGCGACCCGGAGCGGCTCCAGGAGCTGGTGCAGGGCGCGCTGAGCCTGGGGCCCGAGGTCGCCTACGTCCGCGTCCACGACGCGGACGGCACGCTCCTGGGCGAGGCCGCCGCGGAGCGTTACGTCGGCGAGGCCCAGTCGCCCGCCGCCATCGAGGGCGACGCCTCGGTGCTCCGCCGCAGGGCCGTGAAGGGCACGGGCCTGGTGGAGACGACGACGCCGGTGCTCGCGCCCGGGTCCACCTCGCACCTGGGCACCCTCCAGCTCGCGCTGCACGAGGAGGGCCTGCGCCAGACGCTGCGCGAGGCCACGCGCTTCACGGCCATCATCAGCCTGCTGGTGCTGGTGGCCTGCCTGGTGGCGGCCTGGCTGGTGTCCGGGATGCTCGTGGTGCCGCTGGAGCGGCTGGCGCACGCCGCGGCGGGCATCGCCGCGGGGGACCTGCGCCAGCAGGTGGACCTCCAGGGCTCGGATGAGATTGGCGACGTGGCGCGCAGCTTCGCGGTGATGACGGACGCGCTCTCCCACTTGCTGCAGGACCTGCGCGGCGCGGCGGCGGAGATGGAGCGGGAGGCGGCGGGCGTGCTGGCCACCTCCACCCAGCAGTCCGCCATGGCCCACCAGCAGGCCTCCGCCATCAACGAGACGAGCACCACGGTGGCGGAGATTGCCCAGACGTCCAAGCAGGCCACCGCCTACGCGGACTCGGTCATCTCCCAGACGCAGAAGTCGGAGGCGCTCAGCGCGGAAGGGCAGCAGGTCGTCAGCGAGAGCGTCTCCGGCATGGAGAAGCTGGGCGAGCAGGTGAAGGCCATTGCCCTGGCCATCTCCGACCTCAGCGAGCGCACGCTGCAGATTGGCGACATCATCAGCACGGTGAAGGACGTGGCCGAGCAGTCCAACCTGTTGGCGCTCAACGCCTCCATCGAGGCGGCGAAGGCGGGCGAGCACGGCCGCGGCTTCGCGGTGGTGGCCACGGAGATGCGCACGCTGGCGGAGCAGTCCCGCATCGCCGCGGAGCAGGTGCGCGGCCTGCTCAACGAAGTGCAGAAGGGGACGCGTCAGGCCGTCAGCGCCACGGAGGAGGGCAGCCGCCGGGCGCAGGCGGCCATGGAGCTGGCGCGCGAGGCGGGGACGACCATCCTGGGGCTGTCGGAGGTCATCCGCGAGTCGTCGGGCGCGGCGCGGCAGATTGCCGGCAACACGCGTCAGCAGACCATTGGCGTGGAGCAGATCTCCACCGCCATGAGCGAGCTGACCTCCGCCATGGGAGACTCGGTGGAGAGCACCCGGCGCATCGAACAGGTGGCGGGCAATCTGACCAATCTCTCGAAACGGTTCTCGGACCTGGTGGGTAGGTACCAGTTATGA
- a CDS encoding CheR family methyltransferase, which produces MSEGVLDDATLGRVEEVLLSACGVTLARSLRRSLEAALGRAARSRGLEPEAFLRKLLVREAAAVECFIEHAVIGETYFFRHPEHLRAVARLGRAHPAPCFQVWSAGCASGEEPYSIAMALLAEGLPEGRFRVLATDVSGRAIERAQEGVYGPWSLRRIEPEQEKRFLVANGEGFSVIPQVRRAVEFRRHNLVVDPPPFMGLGAIFCRNVLIYFPTELAREVLRRFIDALAPGGLLFVSPAEVPLTNGLGLETVDAEGSVALRVPVPGAAQAVTPEARLPRVGGRRDALAAGALAVSPAPPDTRGGAGRPSAARAAEPPRLAWAGSASPGAFPPVAGAPRGVGTGNANVVVPTPEEDPALARAISAARSGRFDEAEALARQAAKALVPEAYLLLSMVADVRGDLNGAVEAVRKALYLEPRLALGHATLVALYGRMERREDAERARQNALRALDGLDDEHPLRGVETMTAGGLRQALAPVEQAGWQGAR; this is translated from the coding sequence GTGAGCGAGGGCGTGCTTGACGACGCGACGCTGGGCCGGGTGGAGGAGGTCCTCCTGTCCGCCTGTGGCGTGACGTTGGCGCGCAGCCTGCGGCGCTCGCTGGAGGCGGCGCTGGGCCGGGCCGCGCGCTCGCGGGGGCTGGAGCCCGAGGCCTTCCTGCGCAAGCTGTTGGTGCGCGAGGCCGCGGCGGTGGAGTGCTTCATCGAGCACGCCGTCATCGGCGAGACGTACTTCTTCCGCCACCCGGAGCACCTGCGCGCGGTGGCGCGGCTGGGGCGAGCGCACCCGGCCCCGTGCTTCCAGGTGTGGAGCGCGGGCTGCGCCAGCGGCGAGGAGCCCTACAGCATCGCCATGGCCTTGCTGGCGGAGGGGCTGCCCGAGGGCCGCTTCCGCGTGCTGGCGACGGACGTGTCGGGCCGGGCCATCGAGCGCGCGCAGGAGGGCGTCTACGGGCCGTGGTCCCTGCGCCGCATCGAGCCGGAGCAGGAGAAGCGCTTCCTGGTGGCGAACGGCGAGGGCTTCTCCGTCATCCCGCAGGTCCGGCGCGCCGTGGAGTTCCGGCGCCACAACCTGGTGGTGGACCCGCCGCCCTTCATGGGGCTGGGCGCCATCTTCTGCCGCAACGTGCTCATCTACTTCCCGACGGAGCTGGCGCGCGAGGTGCTGCGGCGCTTCATTGACGCGCTGGCGCCTGGCGGGCTGCTCTTCGTCTCGCCCGCCGAGGTGCCGCTCACCAATGGCCTGGGCCTGGAGACGGTGGACGCCGAGGGGAGCGTGGCGCTGCGGGTGCCCGTGCCCGGGGCGGCGCAGGCCGTGACGCCGGAGGCGCGGCTGCCGCGCGTGGGGGGCCGCCGTGATGCCCTGGCCGCGGGCGCGCTGGCCGTCTCGCCAGCGCCGCCGGACACGCGTGGGGGAGCGGGGCGCCCGTCCGCGGCGCGAGCCGCCGAGCCGCCACGCCTGGCCTGGGCTGGAAGCGCGAGCCCAGGGGCGTTCCCGCCGGTGGCCGGGGCGCCGCGTGGGGTGGGGACCGGAAACGCGAACGTGGTCGTGCCTACGCCCGAGGAGGACCCGGCGCTGGCGCGGGCCATCAGCGCCGCGCGCTCGGGGCGCTTCGACGAGGCGGAGGCGCTGGCGCGTCAGGCCGCGAAGGCGCTCGTCCCGGAGGCGTACCTGCTCCTGTCCATGGTGGCCGATGTGCGCGGCGACCTGAACGGGGCGGTGGAGGCGGTCCGCAAGGCCTTGTACCTGGAGCCCCGCCTGGCGCTTGGGCACGCCACCCTGGTGGCCCTGTACGGCCGCATGGAGCGGCGCGAGGACGCGGAGCGTGCGAGGCAGAACGCCCTGCGCGCGCTGGATGGATTGGACGACGAACACCCGCTGCGTGGGGTGGAGACGATGACGGCCGGTGGCCTGAGGCAGGCCCTGGCGCCAGTCGAGCAGGCTGGCTGGCAGGGGGCGCGCTGA
- a CDS encoding chemotaxis protein CheW: MPDTPENPMAARSRRLSVEERLGQLEAEQARLRQELASLAGELRLPGMYLTVDAAGTSALLDAESVQEVVRLVELEPLPGAPAHVAGTFVYRGSPAVVVDLAALLGVKREASLDAHLVVCGGARTIAVLVDRVRDLVEAPVLVDGTPEGTSPLPWDASGLMAGLCRTPEGVRPLLRMSAVLVGPEAP; this comes from the coding sequence ATGCCAGACACACCAGAGAATCCCATGGCAGCGCGGTCGCGCCGTCTCTCCGTCGAGGAGCGGCTGGGGCAGCTCGAGGCGGAGCAGGCCCGGCTGCGCCAGGAGCTGGCGTCGCTGGCGGGTGAGCTGCGACTGCCGGGCATGTACCTGACGGTGGACGCGGCGGGGACCAGCGCGCTGCTGGACGCGGAGTCGGTGCAGGAGGTGGTCCGCCTGGTGGAGCTGGAGCCCCTGCCGGGCGCGCCCGCGCACGTGGCGGGGACCTTCGTCTACCGGGGCAGCCCGGCGGTGGTGGTGGACCTGGCGGCGCTGCTGGGCGTGAAGCGGGAGGCCTCGCTGGACGCGCACCTGGTTGTCTGTGGTGGCGCCAGGACCATCGCCGTGCTGGTGGACCGCGTTCGCGACCTGGTGGAGGCCCCGGTGCTGGTGGACGGGACGCCGGAGGGCACGTCGCCGCTGCCCTGGGATGCCAGCGGGTTGATGGCGGGCCTGTGCCGGACCCCTGAAGGTGTGCGTCCGCTGCTGCGGATGTCCGCGGTGCTGGTGGGGCCGGAGGCGCCGTGA